The segment CCCGGCCGCCGAAGGCGGGGGCGAAGATGTGCTCGACCAGTTCGGCGGAGAGCTGCCCGCCGCCCCCGTGGCCCATGACGATCCGGGGGTGGTCGCGCAGCGGGGCCGGGCAGGTCCACCCGGAGAAGTCCACTGGAGCAAGGGTGTCAGCCAACGGGGCTCGCCTCCATCGGCGTCGTCGGGGTGCTCGGCGTGCTCGGCGTGCTCGGCGTGCTGAGGCGGCGGTAGAGGTAGTACGCGGCGCAGGCGCCCTCGCTGGAGACCATGGTCGCGCCGAGCGGGCTGCGCGGGGTGCAGGTGGTGCCGAAGGCCTCGCACTCGTGCGGCTTGATCAGGCCCTGGAGCACCTCGCCGCTGCGGCAGGCGGCGGGCTCCTGGGTGTTGATCGCGGTGACGGAGAAGCGGTGCTCGGCGTCGTACTCGCGATAGCGCTCCGCCAGCCGCCAGCCACTCGCCGGGATCACGCCGATGCCCCGCCAGGCCCGGTCGGTGACCTCGAAGATGTCGGCCAGCATGGCCTTGGCGGCCGGGTTGCCCTCGTCGCGTACGGCACGGGGATAGGCGTTCTCCATGCGGTGCTCGCCGCGCTCAAGCTGGCGTACGGCCCGGCGTACGCCCTCCAGGATGTCCAGCGGCTCGAATCCGGTGACGACGATCGGCACCTTGTAGCGCTCGGCCAGCTCGGGGTACTCCCCGGTGCCCATGACGCTGCACACGTGCCCGGCGGCCAGAAAGGCCTGCACGCGGCATTGGGGGGACTGCATCAGCGAGGCGATGGCGGGCGGGACGCGGACGTGGGAGACGAGCAGGCTGAAGTTGCGGATGCCGAGCTTGCGGGCCTGATGGACGGTCATGGCGTTGGGCGGGGCGGTGGTCTCGAAGCCGATCCCGAAGAAGACCACCTCGCGCCCCGGATTGTCCTGGGCGATCTTCAGGGCGTCGAGCGGGGAGTACACGACCCGTACGTCGCCGCCCTCGCTGCGGACCTGGAAGAGGTCGCGGCCGGTGCCGGGGACCCGGAGCATGTCGCCGAAGGAGCAGAAGATCACGTCCGGGCGGGAGGCGATTTCCAGGGCCTTGTCGATGACCTCCAGCGGGGTGACGCAGACCGGACAGCCGGGGCCGTGGATCAACTCGACCTGGTCGGGGAGGAGCTGGTCGAGCCCGTGCCGGATGATGCTGTGCGTCTGGCCGCCGCACACCTCCATCAGCGCCCAGGGGCGGGTGACGGTGGCGTGGATGTCGTCCAGCAGCCGCCGGGCGAGGTCGGGGTCCTGAAACTCGTCGAGGTACTTCACTTCTGTCCGTCCTCCGTGTTCGCGCCGCCGGCGGCCTGCTCCCAGGGATCGCCGAACTCCTCCACCAGTAGCCCGAGTTCGGCGAAGAGGGCGAGCGTCTGCCGGGCCGACTCCTCGTCCAGTCGCTGCAGCGCGAAGCCGACATGGACGATGGCGTACTCGCCGACCCGCAGATCGGGCAGGTACTCCAGGCACACGTCCTTCACCACGCCGCCGAAGTCGACACTCGCCATCCGGGTGCCGTCACGATCCTCGATGTCCAGCACTTTGCCGGGTACCGCCAGGCACATGGGCCTCTCCTCGCTATGGGTGTGGCTGTGGGTGTGTACGTGCGGCGATCACGAGCTGGCCGAGCGCCAGCCCGCCGTCGTTGGGCGGGACCAGGCGGTGCCGCAGCACCGTGAAGCCGTCCTGCCGCAGCCCCCGGGCGCAGGCGGCGGACAGCACGGCGTTGGCGAACACCCCGCCGGTGAGCGCCACCGTCTCCAGGCCGTGCCGTTCGCGGGCGGCGGCGCAGACCCGGCGGACCAGGTCGGCCACGGCGGCGTGGAAGCGTGCGGAGACGGCCTCCACGGGTGCGCCGACGCGCAGGTCGGCGACCACGGCGGCCAGCACGGGCGCGGGGTCGGCGATCAGCGCCGGGTCCGTCCGGCTGCCGGTTCCGTCCTCAATCGCCGGACGGGCTGAATTCAGCCCGTCCGGCGATTGAGGACAAGCGCAGCCGGCGGGCTGCGCAACCCCGTGAACGTTCGCGGTCACAGCCTTCCCGAGCGCGAACGCGTAGCCGTTCTGCGGCAGTTCGCCGTACGCGACCGCCGCCGCCTCCAGCTCCACCGCCGCCTGCGCCTCGTACCCGGCCTCGTGGCAG is part of the Streptomyces sp. NBC_01262 genome and harbors:
- the hypD gene encoding hydrogenase formation protein HypD → MKYLDEFQDPDLARRLLDDIHATVTRPWALMEVCGGQTHSIIRHGLDQLLPDQVELIHGPGCPVCVTPLEVIDKALEIASRPDVIFCSFGDMLRVPGTGRDLFQVRSEGGDVRVVYSPLDALKIAQDNPGREVVFFGIGFETTAPPNAMTVHQARKLGIRNFSLLVSHVRVPPAIASLMQSPQCRVQAFLAAGHVCSVMGTGEYPELAERYKVPIVVTGFEPLDILEGVRRAVRQLERGEHRMENAYPRAVRDEGNPAAKAMLADIFEVTDRAWRGIGVIPASGWRLAERYREYDAEHRFSVTAINTQEPAACRSGEVLQGLIKPHECEAFGTTCTPRSPLGATMVSSEGACAAYYLYRRLSTPSTPSTPSTPTTPMEASPVG
- a CDS encoding HypC/HybG/HupF family hydrogenase formation chaperone; translation: MCLAVPGKVLDIEDRDGTRMASVDFGGVVKDVCLEYLPDLRVGEYAIVHVGFALQRLDEESARQTLALFAELGLLVEEFGDPWEQAAGGANTEDGQK